From Coregonus clupeaformis isolate EN_2021a unplaced genomic scaffold, ASM2061545v1 scaf0275, whole genome shotgun sequence, one genomic window encodes:
- the LOC121562787 gene encoding uncharacterized protein LOC121562787, translating to MAVKLSRLVRRTGRGATPLTVPELSLVLKSNQPPERVLSRALSSVASLLRLWRVQCLDLTDFWIQGHSLITLLCHQGPLSLRLNSDTLQQLTVVVYEAQDKDLTQWFLEKVGGDLTSCRLDLEVLLSLLQHSTHNITVDFRKNRLLEKYISDLLPFLGRVIFKRSSSSFVKSTIRQIYDSRASDCVSSLLRSSDHWINLNSRELDRVDCTALCFTLQHCHQVKVNLLWTSIPPGEIESILPLLDRVSQLRFSWLSLTLLELI from the exons ATGGCAGTGAAACTGTCCAGACTGGTtaggaggacagggagaggtgcTACTCCACTGACTGTCCCAGAGCTCTCCCTGGTCCTAAAGAGCAACCAGCCACCAGAGAGAGTGTTATCCAGGGCTCTGAGTAGTGTGGCATCCCTGCTGAGACTCTGGAGGGTTCAGTGTCTGGACCTGACTGACTTCTGGATCCAGGGTCACTCTCTCATCACACTGCTGTGTCACCAgggacctctctctctcag ACTGAACTCAGACACTCTGCAGCAgctgactgtagttgtgtatgaAGCTCAGGACAAGGACTTGACTCAGTGGTTCCTGGAGAAGGTTGGTGGAGACCTGACCTCCTGCAGGCTGGACCTGGaagtgcttctctctctgctgcagcattcaacccacaacaTCACTGTGGACTTCAGGAAGAACAGGCTCCTAGAGAAGTACATCTCAGATCTTCTCCCCTTTCTGGGAAGGGTTATATTCAAGAG GTCCAGTTCCAGCTTTGTAAAGTCCACCATCAGACAGATCTATGACAGCAGAGCcagtgactgtgtgtccagtttgttgaGGTCTTCAGACCATTGGATCAACCTGAACAGCAGAGAGCTGGACAGAGTGGACTGTACTGCTCTGTGTTTTACCCTGCAGCACTGCCACCAAGTCAAAGTCAACCTGCTGTGGACCTCCATACCACCGGGGGAGATAGAGAGCATCCTGCCTCTTCTGGACAGAGTCTCCCAACTCAGGTTTAGTTGGCTCTCTTTAACCCTGCTAGAATTGATATGA
- the LOC121562784 gene encoding uncharacterized protein LOC121562784, translating to MAVKLSRLVRRTGRGATPLTVPELSLVLKSNQPPERVLSRALSSVASLLRLWRVQCLDLTDFWIQGHSLITLLLNSDTLQQLTVVVYEAQDKDLTQWFLEKVGGDLTSCRLDLEVLLSLLQHSTHNITVDFRKNRLLEKYISDLLPFLGRVIFKRSSSSFVKSTIRQIYDSRASDCVSSLLRSSDHWINLNSRELDRVDCTALCFTLQHCHQVKVNLLWTSIPPGGDREHPASSGQSLPTQV from the exons ATGGCAGTGAAACTGTCCAGACTGGTtaggaggacagggagaggtgcTACTCCACTGACTGTCCCAGAGCTCTCCCTGGTCCTAAAGAGCAACCAGCCACCAGAGAGAGTGTTATCCAGGGCTCTGAGTAGTGTGGCATCCCTGCTGAGACTCTGGAGGGTTCAGTGTCTGGACCTGACTGACTTCTGGATCCAGGGTCACTCTCTCATCACACTGCT ACTGAACTCAGACACTCTGCAGCAgctgactgtagttgtgtatgaAGCTCAGGACAAGGACTTGACTCAGTGGTTCCTGGAGAAGGTTGGTGGAGACCTGACCTCCTGCAGGCTGGACCTGGaagtgcttctctctctgctgcagcattcaacccacaacaTCACTGTGGACTTCAGGAAGAACAGGCTCCTAGAGAAGTACATCTCAGATCTTCTCCCCTTTCTGGGAAGGGTTATATTCAAGAG GTCCAGTTCCAGCTTTGTAAAGTCCACCATCAGACAGATCTATGACAGCAGAGCcagtgactgtgtgtccagtttgttgaGGTCTTCAGACCATTGGATCAACCTGAACAGCAGAGAGCTGGACAGAGTGGACTGTACTGCTCTGTGTTTTACCCTGCAGCACTGCCACCAAGTCAAAGTCAACCTGCTGTGGACCTCCATACCACCggggggagatagagagcatCCTGCCTCTTCTGGACAGAGTCTCCCAACTCAGGTTTAG
- the LOC121562785 gene encoding uncharacterized protein LOC121562785: MINRVIQQGAPPTAVWLLRSLHYRLDFSCSSSVDLSAQDKEEALCLTTDHCRAITSVLKQNQHSTQLVQNQVQIILRDCEVEDRALRELLPILHIVKLSPSKALLRQLLDLVCEGIEEGVLRHAESLCRALDGELDLSETRLDQKACGSLALVLEHSEGLSELDLSHCQLTDHHLQDLITHLHKVQVLDLSHNDITDALTDRILQLVYTNTSIHTVRLFNNRIQDRRPFLTDKRFEIW, translated from the exons ATGATAAACAGAGTT ATCCAGCAGGGGGCACCACCAACAGCAGTATGGCTGCTCAGGTCTCTGCACTACAGGCTGgacttctcctgctcctcctctgtgGACCTGTCAGCTCAGGACAAGGAGGAGGCTCTGTGTCTGACCACTGACCACTGCAGGGCCATCACCTCTGTTCTGAAGCAGAACCAACACAGCACCCAGCTGGTCCAGAACCAGGTGCAGATCATCCTAAGAGACTGTGAGGTGGAGGACAGAGCACTGAGGGAGCTGCTTCCCATCCTGCATATTGTCAAGCTGAG CCCCAGCAAAGCTCTGCTACGTCAGCTGCTGGACCTTGTGTGTGAGGGGATTGAAGAGGGGGTGCTGAGGCACGCAGAGTCCCTGTGCAGAGCCCTGGATGGAGAGCTGGACCTCAGTGAGACCAGGCTGGACCAGAAGGCCTGTGGATCTCTGGCCCTGGTTCTGGAACACTCAGAGGGGCTGTCAGAACTGGACCTCAGCCACTGTCAACTCACAGACCACCACCTACAGGACCTGATCACGCACCTGCACAAAGTACAAGTCCTGGA CCTGAGTCATAATGACATCACTGATGCTCTGACTGACAGAATACTCCAACTGGTCTACACCAACACTTCAATACACACCGTACG ACTCTTCAACAACAGAATCCAGGACAGAAGACCCTTCCTGACAGACAAGAGGTTTGAGATCTGGTGA